The following coding sequences are from one Kwoniella bestiolae CBS 10118 chromosome 2, complete sequence window:
- a CDS encoding 40S ribosomal protein uS7: MALQTLPNDVAKVASEGSVKLFGKWDSEGVEVKDISLTDYINVNHAVYVPHTAGRYAKKQFAKGRMPIVERLVNALMMNGRNNGKKIMAVRIVQHAFEIIHLVTEQNPIQVLVDAIVNTGPREDSTRIGSQGTVRRQAVDVSPLRRVNQAVSLLTVGTRESAFKNSKSVSECLADELVNAAKGSSNSYAIKKKDELERVAKSNR; encoded by the exons ATGGCTCTTCAAACTCTTCCTAACGATGTTGCTAAAGTAGCTTCAGAGGGTTCCGTTAAGCTTTTCGGAAAGTGGGACtctgaggg TGTTGAGGTCAAGGATATCTCCCTTACCGACTACATCAACGTCAACCACGCTGTTTACGTTC CCCACACCGCCGGTCGATATGCCAAGAAGCAATTCGCCAAGGGACGAATGCCCATTGTTGAGCGACTTGTCAACGC CCTCATGATGAACGGCCGAAACAACGGTAAAAAGATCATGGCCGTCCGAATCGTCCAACACGCCTTtgagatcatccacctcgtcaCTGAGCAAAACCCTATCCAAGTGTTGG TCGACGCCATCGTCAACACCGGTCCCCGAGAAGACTCCACCCGAATCGGATCCCAGGGTACCGTCCGAAGACAAGCCGTCGATGTTTCCCCCCTCCGACGAGTCAACCAAGCCGTCTCCCTCTTAACCGTCGGTACCAGAGAATCAGCCTTCAAGAACTCCAAGTCCGTTTCCGAATGTCTCGCCGACGAGCTCGTCAACGCCGCTAAAGGTTCTTCCAACTCTTAcgctatcaagaagaaggatgagcttgagagAGTAGCTAAATCTAACCGATAA